The following proteins are encoded in a genomic region of Cercospora beticola chromosome 8, complete sequence:
- a CDS encoding uncharacterized protein (antiSMASH:Cluster_2~SMCOG1005:Drug resistance transporter, EmrB/QacA), producing the protein MPTSEIKAEQGLSQVEIHETRLVDWDGIHDPENPLNWPLKRKWLTCIPMSLFNFIGAFISAEVAPALSTIQKDLGVRSDTVLILCLSIYYLPYAIGPMIAAPLSETFGRVRVLQLANVLFIITLLACALAHTPAQLIVFRFFSGLAGSVPQVICSGVIGDIFTREQRGKGVALYTIIPMIAPAIGPIVGGFIVTRWSWRVCFYSAAIGSGLVQLFGLFFLRETFGPAILKLKRDALRTSTGNNCYRTKHDSQSLAQKLRESHTRPFRMLARPLVLWLSIHVAYIYGIAMLMLATFPMTWNGLYGQPIFLGSLNYISIGVGLLVGIQMGQPVNALLYRKLTARNQGIAQPEFRLPLLFISCAFVPIGLFWYGWSAQERVHWIVPNIGAAIFVAGTAGTLQSIQTYVIDVYLSYSSSAMAAITILRSIAACALPLVAPAMFRNLEWGWGNSLLGFIALGFGVAAAVGLLRFGKVLREKSMLCECNA; encoded by the exons ATGCCCACAAGCGAGATCAAAGCTGAACAGGGCTTGAGCCAAGTAGAAATTCACGAAACGCGACTT GTAGACTGGGATGGCATTCATGATCCAGAAAATCCTCTCAACTGGCCTTTGAAGCGGAAGTGGCTCACCTGCATCCCTATGTCTCTATTCAACTTCATAGGTGCATTCATCTCAGCAGAAGTCGCCCCCGCTTTGAGCACCATTCAAAAGGACCTTGGCGTTCGCTCGGACACTGTGCTCATCTTGTGTCTCTCCATATACTACCTGCCATATGCCATTGGACCCATGATAGCAGCACCCTTGTCAGAGACGTTTGGCAGAGTGCGAGTGCTGCAGTTGGCCAATgtgctcttcatcatcacacTACTCGCGTGTGCTCTTGCGCATACTCCAGCACAGCTCATTGTTTTCCGATTCTTCTCAGGTCTGGCCGGTTCTGTTCCTCAAGTG ATTTGTAGCGGCGTTATCGGCGACATATTCACCAGAGAACAACGCGGGAAAGGTGTCGCCCTCTACACCATAATACCGATGATCGCACCGGCAATCGGCCCAATTGTAGGCGGCTTTATCGTGACGAGATGGTCCTGGCGTGTTTGCTTTTACTCTGCCGCCATCGGCAGCGGTCTGGTACAACTCTTCGGCCTATTCTTCCTGCGAGAAACATTCGGTCCAGCGATCCTGAAGCTCAAGCGCGATGCATTGCGTACGAGCACCGGCAACAACTGCTATCGTACGAAGCATGACTCTCAAAGTCTTGCGCAGAAGCTCCGAGAGAGCCACACCCGACCTTTCCGTATGCTGGCACGCCCTCTTGTGCTATGGCTCAGCATCCACGTGGCGTACATCTACGGCATAGCCATGCTTATGTTGGCCACGTTTCCTATGACGTGGAATGGCCTATACGGCCAGCCGATCTTCCTGGGCTCACTCAACTACATCTCCATAGGCGTCGGACTACTCGTGGGGATCCAGATGGGACAACCGGTGAATGCCCTCCTGTATCGCAAGCTCACGGCTAGGAATCAAGGCATCGCTCAACCGGAGTTCCGGCTCCCTCTGCTGTTCATCAGCTGCGCGTTCGTACCCATTGGCCTCTTCTGGTACGGATGGTCGGCGCAGGAGAGAGTGCACTGGATTGTGCCCAACATCGGTGCTGCCATATTCGTTGCGGGCACCGCGGGCACCTTGCAGAGCATCCAGACATACGTCATTGACGTCTACCTCAGTTACTCTTCAAGCGCGATGGCAGCGATTACGATACTGAGAAGTATTGCTGCCTGCGCGCTGCCTCTGGTCGCACCGGCTAT GTTTCGCAACCTTGAATGGGGATGGGGCAACAGTCTCCTGGGCTTCATAGCGCTTGGATTCGGAGTCGCCGCCGCAGTCGGCTTGTTGAGATTCGGAAAGGTTCTTAGAGAAAAGAGTATGCTCTGTGAATGCAATGCATAG
- a CDS encoding uncharacterized protein (antiSMASH:Cluster_2~SMCOG1021:malonyl CoA-acyl carrier protein transacylase), whose protein sequence is MEFSTPSSQARSDSISDCVHMTHAHDAGANGVTHNTRNASRLPSDVTVGLGTATDTTPVAICGMGLRLPGSIHDPTSMFNFLMNGKDARTPTDDKRFNINGYYNKSSGIGTMPMNHGYWLDDLDLRQFDTAMFNMTASEAERLDPRQRLLLEVAREALESAGETGWRGKSIGCYVGAFGEDWQELHSKDPLDSGIYRITGYLDFALSNRLSYEFDLRGPSMTIKTACSSTGTALHLACQAIAQNECTAAIVAGVNLILTPTLSLAMTDQGGLSADASCKTFDASANGYARAEAASAIYIKKWDAAMRDGDPIRAVIRNTASNFDGKTQGITNPSAEAQEALIRQAYGRAGLDPARTAMVECHGTGTAVGDPLELEAVANVFGRKGVFIGSVKPNFGHGEAAATLTSILKSVLALENKIMFPNIKFTNPNPKIPFNDAKLMVPVKPTAWPDDRAEVISVNSFGVGGTNVHIVLQSAASFALEKSVKHLHTSLAAVDTTMLLVFSAASKESLKAVADNCQAYLRAHPDRFAHLAYTLALRREHLQFRSFTVVECRNAGEDVAASATTMQARTENAACHQTTQNCKFDKNGVRHVPDLTISPPIKCQAARQTLFVFTGQGAQWARMGQSLMDKQPRFLQSLRDMDLILQSLDHSPKWTIEGEIGKDENLSRLDEPEICQPICTSLQIALVQLLLHWGVRPAAVIGHSSGEIAAAYAAGSLTMREAMVTAYYRGYVASQQKRNGGMAVVGMSQDHARLFCSPGVEIACKNSGKNVTLSGDMEQLDVVLASIAKAEPDVFIRRLPVQEAYHSYHMKDIGGAYCEYITEHLTPCEPTVPFFSSVHGARLASAVKLDATYWRSNLEQPVEFHAATKQMLCSFPRDTTVLEVGPHAALAGPLKQIANELSSANQYLAVLTRRQDDNYCFLKAMGQLHCIGHQVSFPYHGQVLTDLDPYPWKHERYWYETRLMRDWRMRKHAPHELLGVRTLESGDLQPCWRNLLRLKDVEWLKDHRIGDDIVFPAAAYICMAGEASLQMTGTVDYTVKEVSFNTAMVLRTSECTEILTTLRPQRVTSSLDSAWFEFTIISFSGSVWNKHCTGLIKGGQESRGPSFQAETYPRQVSTSAWYRSMARAGLKYGPRFVGMEGITAGIQEAKASAVISDKQNPNEPHYPLHPTTLDIAFQTIRVAVHLGEPRLFRRVYLPTYIEELYVGDARHQTIRVNTRAVSGKYGATRGYSQGIVNDARAFHFEGIRFTLLETDEALQMHKAAYLQWKPDWDLLEINSLLKPINSCESDHCLMERMFLLCAIEGQKALTDVGPVYEYLSRYRDWLGAHLQRAMSPDYPLVPDSQELFCLSSSQRRTLINQMHEQSKQMRNAPVCALLFRCYENCRDIFEGKAETLDVLIKDGLLHQLYDYMNSMWEYSDFFKLLGNTRPQIEILEVGAGTGGLTAKVLEGLRSDFGERMYLNYTFTDISAGFFVQAQERFKGWQNIEYKVLDISKDPLAQGFKAGQYDLIIASNVIHATPVLQKTLANILSLLRPEGQLLMQEICTETKWANYIMGLFPGWWLSEQSERTGQPYISPELWDTELRAAGFAGVEASALDGAPPYHINATILARPCYDTRHSDRVTLLSGYEIHHLAYRVEEMLHDQDIVAQHCLFGEPLPPGQALISFLDVDCPFFKDFDSVKMTQFLDMVRTLQHTIVVWLTRAIHINPIDPDFALVTGLARTIRSELGMYFATLELESTTDLSASAICHVFHKLRQTTADNHSDVDPDMEFAWANGVINISRFHWASMAVTPDEMLDGTSARALVIGQRGSLQTLKWTQRRLTELMPEEVQIKMYAVGMNFKDIVIAMGIIDGGDAAGNILGCEGSGIITKTGSAVEHVQPGDRVMVLGGHVGTFTTELQTLGRLCCKIPDQLAWDEAATMPCVYITVLRALIDKGNLREGQSVLIHSAAGGVGLAAINIARWVGARILVTVGTKEKADHLAQAYGIPRHHIFSSRDISFVDGVSRATDGRGVDVVLNSLSGELLHASWKCVARGGCMLELGKRDLIGRGQLAMDAFEENRSFIGIDVGALAIDDVSTTSRLLKQVVDLYTQGKIHPISPSTRFGAENVAEAFSHMQKGLHIGKIVVTFPAADILPLSPCLPEVWLRPDANYLLVGGLGGLGMTVAKWMVMHGARNLAFLSRSANHGKHRAFFQELAEMSCQAQAITCDVCELSSVRDAVSKLDKPIAGVLHMGMVLSDISILDLDVEIWRAAIGPKVQGTWNLHTALPRDMDHFVMFSSASGICGYWGQANYAAGNTFQDSFAQYRTSQGSPAAVIDIGAVEDVGFISQNPTILEQMRSTSTSMLSEQAFLDGLQLAMSRSNKRPAPQLKTVTEGHMYPGQVSIGLECSLPIADPNNTVIWKRDPRFAIYRNIEQADSVTTHTSRGPLQKLISTLRANQSKLDDSHIARILTEAIARSVFGFLMKADTEEIDHTLTLESIGVDSLVAIEIRNWVKHNLSVDVSVLELMAGGSLEQLGSLVARRLREKYTSSSTSSSETKVNREN, encoded by the exons ATGGAATTCTCCACACCTTCCAGCCAAGCGCGTTCGGACAGCATAAGTGACTGTGTGCACATGACGCATGCTCACGATGCAGGAGCAAATGGGGTTACACACAATACACGGAATGCGTCCCGGTTGCCATCTGATGTGACTGTTGGCCTCGGAACAGCTACTGATACTACTCCCGTTGCCATCTGCGGCATGGGTTTGCGGTTGCCAGGCTCGATTCATGACCCAACGTCGATGTTCAATTTCCTGATGAATGGGAAAGATGCCCGCACGCCAACTGATGACAAACGTTTCAACATCAATGGCTACTACAACAAAAGCTCTGGTATCGGCACTATGCCGATGAATCATGGCTACTGGCTCGACGATCTTGACCTGAGGCAGTTCGATACCGCCATGTTCAATATGACGGCTTCTGAAGCTGAAAGGCTCGACCCGCGGCAACGATTGTTATTGGAAGTTGCGCGTGAGGCCTTGGAAAGCGCAGGAGAGACAGGCTGGCGTGGCAAAAGCATTGGATGTTATGTCGGTGCCTTTGGCGAAGATTGGCAAGAGCTTCACAGCAAAGACCCGCTTGATAGTGGTATCTACCGCATCACGGGCTATCTGGACTTCGCCCTGAGTAACCGACTCTCGTATGAGTTCGACTTGAGGGGCCCGAG CATGACTATCAAGACAGCATGCTCGTCTACTGGAACGGCATTACACCTAGCGTGCCAGGCGATTGCACAGAACGAGTGCACTGCAGCAATCGTTGCTGGCGTCAACTTGATCTTGACACCAACACTCTCGCTGGCAATGACAGACCAAGGCGGCTTGTCAGCAGATGCGTCCTGCAAAACCTTCGACGCCTCGGCCAATGGGTACGCGCGGGCAGAAGCGGCCAGTGCAATCTACATCAAGAAGTGGGATGCAGCCATGCGAGACGGCGATCCTATTCGGGCTGTCATCCGAAACACAGCTAGCAATTTTGATGGCAAAACACAGGGTATCACGAATCCAAGTGCCGAAGCACAAGAAGCACTGATCAGACAAGCATATGGGAGGGCTGGTCTTGACCCTGCAAGAACGGCGATGGTGGAGTGCCATGGCACAGGTACGGCCGTGGGAGATCCGCTGGAGTTAGAAGCTGTTGCCAACGTCTTTGGCAGAAAAGGTGTCTTCATCGGATCT GTCAAGCCTAATTTCGGTCACGGAGAAGCGGCCGCGACCCTCACCAGCATCCTGAAATCGGTTCTTGCACTAGAGAACAAGATCATGTTCCCTAATATCAAATTCACGAATCCAAACCCGAAGA TTCCCTTCAATGATGCCAAGCTCATGGTTCCCGTTAAGCCCACCGCATGGCCAGATGATCGCGCTGAAGTCATCAGTGTCAATAGCTTCGGAGTTGGCGGCACAAATGTTCAC ATCGTTCTACAATCAGCAGCTAGCTTCGCACTGGAGAAGTCAGTGAAGCATCTTCACACCTCATTGGCCGCCGTAGACACCACGATGCTTCTGGTCTTCTCAGCGGCAAGCAAAGAGTCGTTGAAAGCGGTGGCGGATAATTGCCAAGCCTATCTGAGAGCCCATCCCGATCGATTCGCTCACCTTGCCTATACTTTGGCCCTCCGACGCGAACATCTCCAGTTCCGTTCTTTCACCGTTGTAGAGTGCCGCAATGCTGGAGAAGACGTGGCTGCCTCAGCAACTACCATGCAGGCCCGCACCGAGAATGCCGCTTGTCACCAGACGACCCAAAATTGCAAATTCGATAAGAACGGCGTACGCCACGTGCCAGATCTTACCATATCGCCACCCATAAAATGTCAAGCTGCAAGACAGACACTCTTTGTATTCACAGGCCAAGGTGCGCAATGGGCGAGAATGGGACAATCCCTAATGGACAAGCAACCAAGATTCTTGCAGTCTCTGAGAGACATGGACCTCATTTTGCAGAGTCTTGATCATTCACCCAAATGGACCATCGAAG GGGAAATTGGAAAGGACGAAAACCTTTCTCGCTTGGATGAACCCGAAATTTGTCAACCAATTTGCACGAGTTTGCAGATCGCCCTTGTTCAATTGTTGTTGCACTGGGGTGTACGACCTGCTGCCGTAATCGGTCACTCCAGCGGCGAGATTGCCGCTGCATATGCGGCAGGATCTTTGACGATGCGCGAAGCTATGGTCACGGCCTACTACAGAGGCTACGTTGCCAGTCAACAGAAACGGAATGGTGGAATGGCTGTCGTTGGCATGAGCCAAGATCACGCCCGTCTATTTTGCTCTCCGGGAGTTGAAATCGCATGCAAAAACAGCGGCAAGAACGTGACGTTGTCCGGAGACATGGAACAATTGGATGTAGTTCTGGCGAGCATCGCGAAGGCGGAGCCAGATGTCTTCATCCGACGGCTGCCGGTTCAGGAAGCGTATCATTCGT ATCATATGAAAGACATCGGTGGTGCGTATTGCGAATACATTACAGAACATCTGACGCCCTGCGAGCCGACTGTGCCCTTCTTTTCCAGCGTGCACGGAGCACGCCTTGCATCGGCTGTGAAGCTAGATGCCACTTACTGGCGCAGCAACCTCGAGCAACCAGTGGAATTTCATGCAGCTACGAAGCAGATGCTGTGCTCTTTCCCTCGCGATACTACCGTATTGGAGGTGGGCCCTCATGCAGCCCTTGCTGGGCCCTTGAAACAGATTGCGAACGAGCTATCATCGGCGAATCAATATCTGGCAGTGCTCACCAGGCGCCAAGACGACAATTACTGCTTTCTCAAGGCAATGGGCCAACTTCACTGCATCGGCCACCAGGTCAGCTTTCCCTATCATGGTCAGGTACTCACGGACCTGGATCCATATCCCTGGAAACACGAAAGGTACTGGTACGAGACCAGGCTTATGCGAGACTGGAGAATGCGCAAACATGCCCCACATGAGCTGTTAGGAGTCAGAACACTGGAAAGCGGTGATTTGCAACCCTGCTGGCGAAATTTGTTGCGTTTGAAAGATGTTGAGTGGCTGAAAGACCATAGGATCGGCGACGACATCGTcttcccagcagcagcatataTATGTATGGCCGGCGAGGCATCTTTGCAAATGACCGGCACTGTTGATTATACTGTCAAAGAAGTGTCTTTCAACACAGCAATGGTCCTTAGAACCAGTGAATGCACAGAAATATTGACCACGTTGCGACCCCAGCGTGTTACCTCCTCATTGGATTCCGCCTGGTTCGAGTTCACCATCATTTCGTTCAGTGGATCGGTGTGGAACAAGCACTGCACAGGACTGATCAAAGGAGGGCAAGAATCGAGGGGACCGTCGTTCCAAGCTGAGACGTACCCTAGACAGGTCTCTACTTCCGCATGGTATCGAAGTATGGCCCGTGCGGGACTGAAATATGGTCCGAGGTTCGTGGGTATGGAGGGCATCACAGCTGGAATTCAGGAAGCCAAGGCCTCTGCAGTAATCTCTGACAAACAGAACCCCAACGAGCCTCACTACCCACTACACCCGACTACACTCGACATTGCATTTCAGACAATCAGGGTGGCTGTACACTTGGGTGAACCTCGTCTGTTCCGGAGAGTTTACTTGCCTACGTACATCGAGGAGTTGTACGTCGGGGATGCTCGTCATCAGACCATACGTGTGAACACACGAGCAGTGAGTGGCAAATATGGGGCAACGCGAGGCTATTCCCAGGGCATCGTGAACGACGCTAGAGCCTTCCACTTCGAAGGAATTCGTTTCACCTTACTGGAAACAGACGAAGCACTACAAATGCATAAAGCTGCTTATCTACAGTGGAAGCCGGATTGGGACTTGCTCGAGATCAACAGTCTGCTGAAGCCTATCAACAGCTGCGAATCCGATCACTGCCTTATGGAAAGGATGTTCCTGCTCTGTGCGATAGAGGGTCAAAAAGCACTCACCGATGTGGGACCCGTGTATGAATATCTGAGCCGGTATCGAGATTGGCTCGGTGCGCATCTTCAAAGGGCAATGTCACCAGACTATCCTCTTGTACCAGACTCGCAAGAGCTCTTCTGCTTGTCTTCTTCCCAACGTCGGACACTTATCAATCAAATGCACGAGCAGAGCAAACAGATGCGAAATGCGCCTGTGTGCGCTTTGCTTTTCCGCTGCTATGAGAATTGTCGGGATATATTCGAGGGCAAAGCTGAGACGCTCGACGTTCTGATCAAAGATGGACTCCTTCACCAACTGTACGATTACATGAATTCTATGTGGGAATACAGCGACTTCTTCAAGCTGTTGGGTAACACTAGACCCCAGATAGAAATTCTCGAAGTAGGGGCCGGAACTGGCGGGCTTACAgctaaggtcctagaaggcTTGAGGTCTGACTTTGGAGAGCGGATGTACCTCAATTACACATTCACTGACATCTCCGCTGGTTTCTTCGTGCAAGCACAAGAAAGGTTCAAGGGCTGGCAAAACATTGAGTACAAAGTGCTCGATATTAGCAAAGATCCGCTTGCCCAAGGATTTAAAGCCGGCCAATACGACCTTATCATCGCCTCGAATGTCATACATGCTACTCCCGTGCTTCAGAAGACATTGGCAAACATTCTGTCGCTCCTTCGTCCAGAAGGTCAGCTTTTAATGCAAGAAATCTGCACGGAGACCAAATGGGCCAACTATATCATGGGTCTGTTTCCAGGCTGGTGGTTGAGCGAGCAATCTGAACGAACTGGACAGCCATATATCTCACCCGAGCTGTGGGATACAGAGTTGCGGGCTGCGGGCTTTGCTGGTGTGGAAGCAAGTGCATTGGACGGCGCTCCACCCTATCATATCAACGCAACTATCCTCGCGCGGCCATGTTACGACACGAGGCACAGTGACCGGGTCACTCTGCTATCTGGTTATGAAATCCATCATCTCGCCTACAGAGTTGAAGAGATGCTACATGATCAGGACATCGTAGCTCAGCACTGCCTTTTCGGTGAGCCACTTCCGCCAGGGCAAGCTCTGATCTCGTTTCTCGATGTAGATTGCCCGTTCTTCAAGGATTTCGACTCGGTGAAGATGACTCAGTTCTTGGATATGGTTCGAACACTGCAGCATACCATCGTGGTATGGCTGACGCGGGCGATTCACATCAACCCTATAGACCCGGACTTCGCCCTAGTGACTGGTCTTGCTAGGACCATTCGATCAGAGTTAGGAATGTACTTTGCGACTCTTGAGCTTGAGAGCACTACGGACCTTTCCGCCTCGGCTATCTGTCACGTTTTCCACAAACTCAGGCAAACTACTGCAGATAATCATTCAGATGTTGACCCGGACATGGAATTTGCTTGGGCTAATGGTGTCATAAATATTAGCCGCTTCCATTGGGCTTCGATGGCAGTGACTCCGGATGAGATGTTGGACGGGACCTCTGCGAGAGCACTTGTGATCGGCCAGCGAGGATCGTTGCAGACATTGAAGTGGACGCAACGACGCCTGACAGAGCTGATGCCTGAGGAAGTACAAATCAAGATGTATGCCGTGGGCATGAACTTCAAGGACATCGTGATCGCCATGGGTATCATCGACGGCGGAGATGCTGCAGGCAACATCCTTGGCTGCGAAGGCTCCGGCATCATCACCAAGACTGGATCTGCAGTCGAGCATGTCCAGCCAGGAGATCGTGTGATGGTGCTGGGTGGTCATGTTGGTACATTCACGACAGAGCTACAGACTTTGGGCCGTTTGTGCTGCAAAATCCCAGATCAGCTAGCCTGGGACGAGGCCGCCACCATGCCCTGCGTCTACATAACGGTGCTTCGGGCACTCATCGACAAGGGCAATCTCCGGGAAGGACAATCTGTGCTGATCCACAGCGCAGCTGGCGGCGTAGGCCTCGCTGCCATAAACATTGCAAGATGGGTTGGCGCGCGCATCCTCGTGACCGTGGGCACCAAAGAGAAAGCGGATCATCTTGCCCAAGCATACGGCATTCCACGACACCACATCTTCTCCTCACGCGACATAagcttcgtcgatggcgTAAGCAGAGCGACTGACGGCCGTGGTGTGGATGTCGTGCTCAATTCTTTATCGGGCGAACTTCTCCATGCATCCTGGAAGTGCGTAGCCAGGGGCGGATGCATGCTCGAACTCGGAAAACGTGATTTAATTGGCCGGGGCCAGTTGGCTATGGACGCCTTCGAGGAGAATCGCTCATTCATTGGCATCGACGTAGGCGCCTTGGCAATCGATGATGTATCAACCACTTCTCGGCTGTTGAAACAAGTGGTAGACCTTTACACTCAAGGCAAGATTCATCCGATCTCACCCAGTACCCGGTTCGGTGCGGAGAACGTCGCTGAAGCCTTTAGCCATATGCAGAAAGGTCTGCATATTGGGAAGATTGTGGTTACCTTTCCTGCCGCCGACATCCTTCCTCTTTCACCTTGTCTCCCGGAAGTCTGGCTGAGGCCAGATGCCAACTACCTTCTTGTAGGTGGCCTGGGAGGCTTGGGTATGACCGTTGCCAAGTGGATGGTAATGCATGGCGCCAGGAATTTGGCATTCTTGTCACGGTCCGCCAATCACGGGAAGCATCGGGCTTTCTTCCAGGAGCTTGCAGAAATGTCTTGTCAAGCTCAGGCTATCACTTGCGATGTGTGCGAGCTAAGTTCGGTTCGGGATGCTGTCTCTAAGCTCGACAAGCCTATCGCCGGCGTCTTGCACATGGGTATGGTTTTGAGCGACATCAGTATTCTGGACCTGGATGTTGAGATCTGGAGAGCTGCCATAGGGCCCAAGGTCCAGGGAACGTGGAACCTGCACACAGCGTTGCCGCGAGACATGGACCATTTTGTTATGTTCAGCTCGGCTTCCGGCATCTGTGGTTACTGGGGCCAGGCTAACTATGCCGCCGGGAACACCTTTCAGGATAGCTTCGCTCAATACCGCACATCACAAGGTTCGCCAGCGGCAGTGATTGATATCGGAGCCGTCGAGGACGTTGGCTTCATCAGTCAAAACCCAACGATTCTGGAACAGATGAGGTCTACAAGCACCAGTATGCTTTCGGAACAAGCTTTCTTGGACGGTCTTCAACTCGCCATGTCCCGTTCCAACAAGAGGCCAGCGCCACAGCTCAAGACTGTCACTGAGGGACACATGTACCCAGGACAAGTCAGCATCGGTCTCGAGTGCTCGCTACCCATTGCGGATCCAAACAACACTGTGATCTGGAAGCGTGATCCCCGTTTCGCCATCTACCGGAATATCGAGCAAGCTGACTCGGTGACCACTCACACCAGCCGTGGTCCTTTACAGAAGTTGATCAGTACTTTGAGAGCGAATCAGAGCAAATTAGACGATTCTCATATTGCGCGGATCCTTACAGAAGCGATCGCTCGATCTGTCTTCGGCTTTCTGATGAAAGCTGATACAGAGGAGATCGATCACACGCTTACTCTTGAAAGTATAGGCGTTGATTCTTTAGTAGCAATTGAAATCCGCAACTGGGTTAAACATAATCTGAGCGTGGACGTGAGCGTATTGGAACTCATGGCTGGTGGAAGTCTCGAACAATTGGGCAGCTTGGTCGCTCGACGACTCAGGGAAAAGTACACATCGAGCTCAACGAGTTCATCGGAAACGAAGGTCAATCGGGAGAATTAG